Genomic DNA from Danio rerio strain Tuebingen ecotype United States chromosome 5, GRCz12tu, whole genome shotgun sequence:
tgttttgatttttgtttttgaattttaaaacgaaaaccaAAAAACAACtcgtttttctttttaatggtGAAAAACGAAAAAGCAAAATTCAAAAAtcctttgatttttctttctttatttccaataacaaaaaataaaaccaccAGAAGGAAtaaagaattgttttttttttcattccgaAACCAGATAGAACGACTCATGCACAGTGACGCAATGCTGACCTGCTCGCCTTCTATaggctattatttttttttacttaattatgttATAAAAGATATTTTCTTGCTATAACGGGATTTTGTTAAGACTTATTTTACTCATTAAGGCAACATATTTCTCGTATAAGGGCCGGTAATcgaatatatttatgttttgttagcatgttttacatGAAACAACCTTTATGTTGACATTACATAAAAGCAGGACCGGTAGAactcccggtgggccggtccgtttttttttggccgtgagggctggtgtccctagctgctggcacttttttcattaatttatttatttgaccatagcctcactctttttattcattattttgccgcagctttgctctttttatttattttctcacagccccgtgagcaaaatgcagcctgcaggttaatgatgatgatatCATTCGACTCCAAAAAGAGGCAccttagtaaataaaaaaaatttgaataattaatatgaatgaatattacacctgctcaaagaaatcagatgattcactacattaataaatcttacgtaacttgatcagaaatctaaaaaggggaggaAAAAGATCAAGTCATCAGTAGcagcagataacagtgcaatacttattcTTTATCCCAAACGCACCAGCTTAACAGCGCCatcgtggtctagtggttagcacgatTCGTTACGACGCTGCTGACCCAAGTTTGAACCTCATCTGAATAAATtattatctgtatatatatatttttttttcaattttagtgTTAGGACATGTAATACcttttgggttacttatgtaagCATGAAAGCATAAGGTTGCTTTCCTGAACACTTTTCTGAAAAGAaagttttaatattgttaaaaccATAATACTTCCGCTTCCCGAAGTTTAATCACAAGTCATTTCAAGTGAGGGAGGCATTAATACAGTTGTTCGTTATGCACATTTCAATAAGccatagtattttaaaataaaaatgaacaattaattttATCTGAAAGGAGGCATGCTGCACAAACATCCcgtgtcttttaaaaacacttccCGAAGTGGAAGTGATTTTAACAATaaactttattttcagaaaactaTTCAGCAATGCAAATAATGCATATATCCTCAATTATGTTGTTCCATATAAACGGCTTtaatgaggaaaatatgtcttaaCGTTATTACAAGAAAATGTCTTTTATACCATTATTATGTGGGAAAAATAATAGCCTATAGTAGGCGAGAAGGTCAGCATTGCGTCACTGTGAATGAGTCGGCCTGTCTGGtttcagaataaaaacaaaacaagccttTATTCGTTTTTGTTTTCTGGTGATTTTACTTTTGTTATTGGAAATCAcaaatcatttttgaattttgCTTTTCCGCTTTTCaccatgaaaaagaaaacaagccGTTGTTTTGATTTTCGTCTTAAAgttcaaaaacaaaaatcaaaaaaacGCTTTGAATTTCaattttcgttttttttattttattttaaaatgaaaatccaaaAACGACTCGTTTTTTGTTTGTCCAATATCCGTTTCTCaaatgaaaatccaatgaccaaaGCATACACAATCATGGTATCTTCCGTTTAATACCCTGATTATACACTGACCGATGTCCCATCCCTGAACAAACTGCTTGAATAAGCTCAGTTACAgcacattatacagtatattaaatattaaatgcagCATTTATTGTAAGTAACGGTATTGTAACAAAGAAAAAAGTCGTTTGTTTGATAACTTGTTACTGACAAAAGTAACTTTGTTAGTAGCagtgtttatttataatgttgtTATTCCCATCACTTGTGTTAATTGATTTCAGGGGGATTTAACGTTTTgtcatcgttttttttttttttctcatccaGGCCTACCCAGAGTATCTCATCACCTATCAGATAATGAAGCCGGACAGCACGCCTCAGTCCTCCACAGGAGCGGAGCAGAAATCATAGTCAGCAACActgcattcactcactcactcattgactcactcactcattctttCTCACTCTCTCGTTGCACAAAGGAAATGTGAACTTTCCCATGTACCCACGTCTTACCCATGAAATTCCCCATGTATGAATTATGAATTTGCacttttaaaagaaacaaaacaagttACTTAAGTTATTTGAAAATAGTCGCAATTGTGAAGTCTAATGTACAGGTAGTATAAAGAAAACGTGTAAAACTGACTGTGTTTAACGATGCTATTTGAGTTGTATTTTAATGGaactttgtttttttgctttttgttttggagtctgttaaatttcttttaaataaatctcATCAGAACAGGACTCATTCATAGGACTTGCCTTTTATTGGTTATTCATTGTAGCGAAATAGCTCAAAGTTAAACTGCCCATGCGTTCTCCACCAGTAATAATTAGctcaaaaagaagaagaagattcatttgaacggggcttcaaaGGAATCGACTCTTTAAATCCAAAAAAACAAATCGTCCAGCGGTCGTTCGAACAGACAGTTGACTTTAATTACGGCTATTGCTATCAAAATGAAAACCCATTTATGTTTATGCTGGGTAGCATGATCAAAGTTTAAGACATtcgattcataaatatgcacaggcacctttctttatacaaaatgaaACTATTGACTATCTAAAACAAACACGCATTCATACAGGTGTAGAGAAGagtaaagaaagtaaaataacagGTTGAGAGAATGTAATGATGGAAAACCTCGGATTTTGTTAGACCAAACCAAGCCAAACAAAATTAATCAATTTAACCCTTCTATGGTCTCTTTAGGGTTGcatttagttcacaccagttcAGATGGAAGTGTTACATGTGTTCCGATGTGATGTGAAGAAGCTCCCTCTGTTGAGCATGTGGCTGGCTGGTTGTTCTTTGTCCTCACGAGGCTTGGAGTGGGTTGGAGTCGGTCGTCTCAAGTTTGAATCGGCAACAGTTGTGATGACTACTGGTTTGCGGCGCACTAAACTTAACTAGACTCTCGGTGGAAAATCAAGAAAAGAAGCTATCAGAGATGGGAATGTCTGAGCCGTGCGATTAAACCATTTCGTCTGGGTCCCCGCCTGCTCCCTGGAGTCCTCTGGGTTCAAGCCTTTCTCTGGCCTGAGGTTTCTGGGTCTCTGGGGTTTCTGCTTTCTTGGGGGTTTCATCAGTCCTCGTCACTACCGGTGTGCCCCAGGGTTCAGTTTTGGGTCCGCTTCTATTTATCATCTATCTTCTTCCACTTGGTTATATTTAGCTGTTATTCTCACCAAGGCTGCAGCTATTTCATTGCTGTAAAACGGtcatattttgcattattattatggtttaaaGAGTCGACGTGATCACAAAACTGAATTTTCATATTCTTTCACGCTTATTTTCAGTTCTTTTTTCCAAAATTTTAAACCATGCTTTGgagattattatataatataaatatataaatagccaATAGAGAAAGATCCAAATTTAAATAATAGCTATAAAGACCCAATTTATACTGTggaaaatgctatatatatatatatatatatatatatatatatatatatatatatatatatatatatacacaacagttctgtctggttctcaaatctgattggctgatagccgtgcgatattctgcaatatcagaactcctacagcctctttaccctttgtgtattactccgccgacattcagccagcaaaaagcagacactacagacataaaatgtaaaagatgcacgcttattaaatattatttctatttttagttacatttatttattttatatttatttgtttattattattattatttacgtaTTTCCATGAACTCGATAGGGTTTCTGTGCCTCCTGGACCCCaaacccctgtgtgtgtgtgtgtatgtatgtatgtatgtatatatatttttatttatttatatatataaaaaaattaaatttttttttaaaatatttttttaaagattttttttctactgttaatgtatttacacattcattaattttaatttatatttaatccaaATTCAGACAgacatttagatttattattgttattattattaatgatgcttgatttggtttattttagttttcgtttactttattaattgaatattatttctgtttttattagcatttatctattttagtttttatttatttattattattttttattttttattttttttttttactttaaacattttCACAGACCTCCTAGGCTTTCTGTGCCTCCTGGACCCCAAAcccctgtatatatattattctaattttttttatcatttcattttaaagtatatattaatatttctaagatttattttcttctgttaatgtatttacacgttcattaattttaatttatatttaatccaaattcatatgaataattattttaatgcagtttttatttgtatttttttttcaaactaatgtttatttatttattttaataaaatgcttgtttttttgtttactttattaattaaatatgtatatttatttacatttgtttattttatatttattaattatgcttcatttgttttattttagtttttgtttgctttaataattgaatattatttctgtttttattaacatttcttaatttaagtttatatttatttattattattattaataataataataattattattattcgttTTCACAGACCCCCTAGGCTTTCTGTGCCTCCCGGACCCcaaacccctgctctaaatgatAAGACAGAAACTTGAttactaatatttaatatttccatgATTTTTTCACTCAACACCAGTCCAAACATTAGTTTGAGAACAAAAAaagcatacatttaaaatattataaaaacattaaacaatctATTAAATTCAAGTTTGATTCACAATCAAGTCATGTTTTATGTGATAGCTGAAAGTGATGATTGGGCTCCAGAAAGATGCTCCTCATCCAACAGCAATGGCTGTGGTTTGGGGTCTGGCTGTCGGGGAGACTGTGGTGGGACTCGGGACTCTGTCCACTACGATAATGGGGGGTTGCACTGCCACAGATGGCCTGAAGGGGAATAAGCGTGGACCAGGGTGTGGATATCGATGTAGATATGGATATCGATGTAGATGTGGATGCAGATATGGGGGTAGATAGGGATTTGGATACCGAAATGGGTAGAAATCAGGTGAATATGGGCGTATGATACTTGGAGAAATGTTGGGCGTAAGTTGCATTCCAGGAAACTGATCCGTAGGCATGAGGAAAACAAATGGAAAGCCTGATTGACCTGGACGCATTGGTTGATATAAGTCCTGAAAACACAATATATTGACTGATTAACAGAGTTTAGGTAAAccaatgtatattttacatacaGGTGTATATAAAGTGTATTAAATTAAGTTTGCCTATTTTTTCACACTCAGGCAAAACAACATATCATGCATAGGAAAAGAAAACTCCACTGGCTTtcattttaaaaaccaaaatgTACTAAGCAAGTAAATTTTTTCATCACtgatcaaaatgtttttttgtgttcaacagtagaaagaaatgtaaacaggtttggaactagtggagggtgagtaaatgatgacagaattttcatttttaggtgaattattacTTCAACAAAAccatattaactgtttattatagCTAATCAAGACAAATCCTTCTTGAAATCACAGAAACCAGACATTAGTGCTAATGGTTTCCATTGCAATTACCATTCCAACTGCACAATCAAATCTGAGCCATCAAAACCAATAGATTTTACATACTTCCCTGTtcaaatagttgggttaaaaatactcCAACATaaaacccaactataggttattataacaccttcccaactatgggttattgtAACCCAAAGGGATTAGGTTATATAATTAACCCAATGCATTAGGTCATtttgaataaatgtaattttttccgATCTGGTACTATCGCTACTATGACTAGTACtactaataattttataattatggctgtgtaaataaataacatgcagtttttaaaaatattgaaaaggctttatttccattacattttagttcAAGATACTTGAGGGTTTTTATCCGTTTAATATAGATCGGCTATGAAGCGTGCGCGTGCATCATCAGTAataagagtgctggtgaaataaatagaaaaaacacGACACAGAGAGGTCAttggataaaaaaataacaatatttttgcGTTATAGCTTAAtaactttataatgcaaaaacaacattacgtatGAATGTTAATCAGTTAAGTTTGTTGAAATTTAAAGTTtgtaacccaactggttgagttattaaacaaataatctaaaaaggtaaaaaaaaaaaacaacaacaaataaccaaatatttttaactcaaccattgggctAAAAAAATAACTCCAACgttttttttaagagtttttttttttgagtgtgtgttttagCCAGCCTGATCCCA
This window encodes:
- the LOC100002472 gene encoding uncharacterized protein isoform X2; the protein is MATLIFVYYLLTAVCLNLAAPVKETRSRRTRDMSIEDLYQPMRPGQSGFPFVFLMPTDQFPGMQLTPNISPSIIRPYSPDFYPFRYPNPYLPPYLHPHLHRYPYLHRYPHPGPRLFPFRPSVAVQPPIIVVDRVPSPTTVSPTARPQTTAIAVG